A single Trichocoleus sp. FACHB-46 DNA region contains:
- a CDS encoding glycosyltransferase family 4 protein produces MRILHILNDVRELGNGIINVAIDLACLQAKAGLEVAVASDGGEYETLLADYGVTHFPLNQQRQLGNLLRATKEYRAIAQTFQPDIVHAHMMTGVVLARCLRRFGNYKLVSTVHNEFQRSATLMGVADRVIAVSQAVADSMERRGIPQRKLRVIRNGTLGSPRQRSSSLPTISLQHPAIATVAGMYQRKGITELITAFAQIAADFPEAHLYLIGEGPDRQMFEAQAQATPVSERIHFLGFQPQPQRYLQSTDIFVLASHQEPFGLVLSEARDAGCAIIASNVDGIPEALDQGAAGLLVHPKDSAAIAAALLELLQCSQQLQAWKEQAQRNLAWLSVSRVHQETLAVYQELIAERDRSKAFTSFEL; encoded by the coding sequence ATGCGAATTCTCCATATCCTGAATGATGTCCGAGAACTCGGAAACGGCATTATCAATGTGGCGATCGATCTGGCCTGTTTGCAAGCCAAAGCGGGGCTTGAGGTAGCCGTAGCCTCTGATGGTGGCGAGTACGAAACCCTTTTAGCAGACTACGGTGTCACACATTTCCCCTTGAATCAGCAGCGGCAATTGGGGAATCTCCTCCGAGCTACCAAGGAATACCGAGCGATCGCCCAAACGTTCCAACCGGATATCGTGCATGCCCACATGATGACTGGAGTGGTTTTGGCGCGCTGCTTACGCAGATTTGGCAACTATAAGCTAGTTTCTACCGTTCATAATGAGTTTCAGCGCAGCGCCACTTTAATGGGCGTGGCCGATCGCGTGATTGCGGTGAGTCAAGCGGTGGCTGATTCGATGGAGCGACGGGGCATTCCGCAGAGGAAGCTGCGAGTGATTCGCAATGGCACTTTGGGTAGTCCTCGCCAGCGTTCTTCTTCTCTCCCTACGATCTCTCTCCAGCATCCTGCGATCGCTACCGTGGCAGGAATGTATCAGCGCAAAGGCATTACAGAATTGATTACAGCTTTTGCTCAAATTGCCGCAGATTTCCCGGAGGCACATCTGTATTTAATTGGCGAGGGGCCTGACCGCCAGATGTTTGAAGCCCAAGCTCAGGCTACGCCAGTATCAGAGCGCATCCATTTTCTAGGGTTTCAACCTCAGCCCCAAAGATATTTGCAATCTACAGATATTTTTGTGTTGGCTTCTCATCAAGAACCATTTGGTCTGGTGCTGTCGGAGGCGCGGGATGCGGGATGCGCCATCATCGCCAGCAATGTAGATGGTATCCCAGAAGCATTAGATCAGGGGGCCGCAGGTTTATTAGTTCACCCTAAAGATAGTGCAGCGATCGCGGCAGCTTTATTAGAATTGCTTCAGTGTTCTCAGCAGTTGCAAGCCTGGAAGGAACAGGCCCAACGCAACTTAGCTTGGCTGAGTGTGTCGCGTGTGCATCAAGAAACTTTAGCAGTCTACCAAGAGCTGATAGCAGAACGCGATCGCTCTAAAGCATTTACCAGTTTTGAATTGTAA
- a CDS encoding glycosyltransferase has translation MPVTLRSQQPSVSLFIPNLAGGGAERAMLHLAQGFAARGLKTDLVLAQGEGAYLDKVPANVRLINLKAKSPVIVSKTWALRRYLQQEKPDFLLSALDIASSATLAQRLAGVPTRIVMCVQTNLSQQFQDRHGGSGNVRPFLVRQFYPWADAIVAASQGTARDVAQMAGLSEDKVQVIYNPVVMPNLVEKIKAPIDHPWFAAGEPPVVLGVGRLVKQKDFLTLVRAFDLVRQRHPARLMILGEADPREPLVKPELEALIQELGLQDNVSLPGFVENPYAYMAQSAVFVLSSIYEGFGNVVAEALAAGTSVVSTDCESGPAEILSNGKYGRLAPVGDFKALADGIIAALEQPTDAEVLQQRANAFAMDNIVGQYLDVLENLSRQDALQAS, from the coding sequence ATGCCTGTAACCTTGCGATCGCAGCAACCATCTGTGAGCTTATTTATCCCTAACTTAGCGGGGGGCGGAGCAGAGCGAGCGATGTTGCATTTGGCTCAAGGCTTTGCGGCAAGAGGCTTAAAAACTGATTTAGTGCTGGCTCAAGGAGAAGGTGCTTATCTCGATAAGGTGCCTGCCAATGTCCGTCTGATTAACCTCAAAGCCAAGTCCCCTGTCATCGTTTCTAAAACTTGGGCGCTCAGACGCTACTTGCAGCAAGAAAAACCCGATTTCTTGCTCTCAGCTTTAGATATCGCTAGTTCCGCAACCTTGGCCCAGCGCTTAGCAGGGGTGCCAACTCGGATTGTGATGTGTGTGCAAACCAATCTCTCGCAGCAGTTTCAAGATAGGCATGGAGGGAGTGGCAACGTTCGGCCTTTTCTGGTGCGGCAGTTTTATCCTTGGGCTGATGCGATCGTGGCTGCTTCTCAAGGAACAGCGAGAGATGTGGCGCAGATGGCAGGCTTGTCTGAGGATAAGGTGCAAGTCATCTACAATCCAGTCGTGATGCCAAATTTGGTCGAGAAAATTAAAGCACCGATTGATCATCCCTGGTTTGCGGCTGGAGAACCTCCGGTAGTTTTGGGGGTGGGGCGGTTAGTCAAGCAGAAAGATTTTCTCACCTTAGTCCGCGCTTTTGATTTGGTGCGACAACGCCATCCCGCCCGATTGATGATTTTGGGAGAAGCCGATCCACGCGAGCCTCTAGTGAAGCCAGAGTTGGAAGCTTTGATTCAAGAGTTGGGCTTGCAAGATAATGTATCGTTGCCTGGCTTTGTCGAAAACCCTTATGCCTACATGGCACAGTCAGCCGTGTTTGTGCTCTCCTCGATTTATGAAGGATTTGGCAATGTGGTGGCAGAAGCCTTGGCCGCAGGTACTTCTGTCGTTTCGACAGATTGCGAAAGTGGCCCCGCAGAGATCTTGAGCAATGGCAAATATGGTCGCTTGGCTCCTGTCGGTGATTTCAAAGCTTTGGCAGATGGAATTATTGCTGCGCTAGAGCAACCAACCGATGCTGAAGTGTTACAGCAGCGGGCCAATGCTTTTGCTATGGACAATATCGTGGGGCAATATCTGGATGTGCTGGAGAACCTCAGCCGCCAAGATGCTCTTCAAGCTAGCTAA
- a CDS encoding glycosyltransferase, with product MKILFLDQSGKPGGAELCLLDIAKPYRDRCLVALLADGPFRDLLEQHQIPVQVLSSEGIQVRKDSGWRQGFGSLAQLLPLITQVVQLSRNYDLIYANTQKALVVGALAAWLGRRPLVYHLHDILSPDHFSSMNRRLAVTLANRFSSLVIANSEASQTAFIAAGGRAELTQVIYNGFEPQIYQSSNAEAAQLRQQLGLEGQFVVGHFSRLSPWKGQHVLLEALAHCPQDVMALFVGDALFGEQQYVEQLHQQVNTLGLQKRVRFLGFRSDVVTLMKSCDLIAHTSTAPEPFGRVIVEAMLCGKPVVAAKSGGAIELITPEVDGWLATPGNPQQLAAVINLCRNQPERSSAIAHHAQIQASQRFDLDIINQKIAQLLGQTLARVPQV from the coding sequence ATGAAGATTCTCTTCTTAGATCAAAGCGGCAAGCCAGGAGGGGCAGAATTATGTCTGCTGGATATTGCGAAACCCTATCGCGATCGCTGTTTAGTCGCTTTATTGGCAGATGGCCCCTTCCGGGATCTCCTAGAGCAACATCAGATTCCGGTACAGGTGCTTAGCTCTGAAGGCATCCAAGTGCGAAAAGATAGCGGTTGGCGGCAAGGCTTTGGTAGCTTGGCTCAACTCCTGCCCCTAATTACCCAAGTGGTGCAGTTGAGCCGCAACTACGACTTGATCTATGCCAACACCCAGAAAGCTCTTGTTGTGGGAGCTTTGGCTGCTTGGCTCGGTCGTCGGCCTTTGGTTTATCACTTGCATGATATTCTCTCACCCGACCACTTCAGCTCCATGAATCGGCGGCTTGCTGTCACTTTGGCAAATCGGTTTTCCTCCTTAGTGATTGCCAACTCAGAGGCGAGCCAAACCGCTTTTATTGCGGCGGGTGGTCGTGCTGAGTTAACCCAAGTCATTTATAACGGCTTCGAACCCCAAATCTATCAATCTTCCAACGCTGAGGCTGCGCAATTGCGGCAGCAACTGGGTCTGGAGGGGCAGTTTGTAGTGGGTCATTTTAGTCGGCTTTCGCCTTGGAAGGGGCAGCATGTCTTGCTGGAGGCTTTGGCGCACTGCCCACAAGATGTCATGGCTTTATTTGTCGGTGACGCTTTATTTGGAGAGCAGCAATATGTCGAACAACTGCATCAACAAGTCAACACGCTCGGTTTACAAAAACGGGTGCGTTTTTTAGGGTTTCGTTCTGATGTCGTGACCCTGATGAAATCTTGTGACCTGATTGCTCACACGTCCACAGCTCCAGAACCGTTTGGGCGGGTAATTGTAGAAGCCATGCTCTGCGGCAAACCAGTGGTTGCTGCTAAATCGGGCGGTGCGATCGAATTAATTACGCCTGAGGTTGATGGTTGGCTAGCGACTCCTGGAAATCCTCAACAACTGGCAGCTGTGATTAATCTCTGTCGGAATCAACCAGAACGCTCCAGCGCGATCGCCCATCACGCTCAAATTCAAGCTAGTCAACGCTTTGACCTAGACATCATCAACCAAAAAATTGCTCAACTTCTAGGGCAAACCCTCGCACGAGTCCCGCAGGTTTAA
- a CDS encoding acyltransferase, with protein MKDTSNYPATALSPVQLGTSAKGVISGSSTKKKLELIQACRGIAALLVVLFHVTEFSQEKLNQNFLSGLFAFGGSGVDFFFVLSGFIIFFAHQADIGQKQKLNAFMVKRVIRVYPLYWIITLTLLPIYFLIPSFGKGYERDLGVILKSLLLVPQENFPVLIVGWTLSHEIFFYFIFGLAIWLTPKVSRFVLCSWLGGTLTFFWLSVSDRASAVQPPLLLNFIFNPHNLEFAFGCLAAYWVVGKRIKPGVIYLIAGVVLFITSGLGDNYTNVEILDVIAYGLPSMLVVLGAASIDLNQGWKTPTWLNGLGDASYSIYLVHYPCLAACFKVAIALNLVSLFGNFLTMSLLTVIAVIVGWLTYLYLEKPLITWLRRKLVPKQSAWVNAQ; from the coding sequence ATGAAAGATACTTCAAATTATCCTGCGACTGCACTCAGTCCAGTACAGTTAGGCACTTCAGCTAAGGGAGTAATCTCAGGTTCATCTACCAAGAAAAAGCTAGAACTAATTCAGGCTTGTCGAGGTATTGCAGCGTTGTTAGTGGTGTTGTTTCACGTCACCGAATTTAGCCAGGAAAAGTTAAATCAAAACTTCCTGTCAGGGCTATTTGCTTTTGGGGGTTCAGGCGTTGATTTCTTTTTTGTGTTGAGTGGATTTATTATCTTCTTCGCTCACCAAGCTGATATTGGGCAGAAACAAAAACTTAACGCTTTCATGGTTAAACGGGTTATTCGTGTGTACCCCCTCTATTGGATCATCACCCTGACTTTATTGCCAATTTACTTTTTAATTCCCTCATTTGGCAAAGGCTACGAGCGGGATTTAGGTGTAATTTTAAAGTCACTTTTGTTAGTGCCTCAAGAAAACTTTCCGGTTTTAATCGTTGGCTGGACCCTAAGCCACGAAATTTTCTTCTACTTTATCTTTGGTTTAGCAATTTGGCTCACACCTAAAGTTTCTCGATTTGTGCTTTGTAGTTGGCTAGGCGGAACTCTGACCTTTTTCTGGTTGAGTGTCAGCGATCGCGCCTCCGCTGTACAGCCACCCCTGCTCTTGAACTTTATTTTTAATCCGCACAATCTAGAGTTTGCTTTTGGTTGTTTGGCGGCTTATTGGGTAGTAGGGAAAAGAATAAAACCAGGAGTAATCTACTTGATTGCAGGAGTAGTATTATTTATCACTTCGGGGTTAGGTGATAACTACACAAACGTAGAAATTCTTGATGTGATTGCTTATGGGTTACCCTCGATGTTAGTTGTATTAGGGGCAGCCTCGATTGATTTGAATCAAGGCTGGAAAACTCCTACTTGGCTGAACGGATTAGGAGATGCTTCCTACTCGATTTATTTAGTGCATTATCCCTGTTTGGCTGCCTGTTTCAAGGTGGCGATCGCGCTAAATCTTGTCAGTTTATTTGGGAATTTCCTCACCATGAGCCTGTTGACTGTGATCGCAGTCATTGTTGGTTGGTTGACCTACTTGTATCTTGAAAAACCGTTAATTACCTGGCTACGACGTAAATTAGTTCCGAAGCAATCTGCTTGGGTTAATGCTCAATAA
- a CDS encoding O-antigen ligase domain-containing protein: protein MQIRSSRAATKSFNFGLKPAPAWMAILGFTLFSALCLVVKAGLLRIAFPGGAFLVGLFLYGRYPLLYLGFTWWIAFLSPWVRRMVDYSSGWVDPSTILLAPFLVMLVTLATLVRSLPRATRQGGLPFILAFVGVIYGFLVGLIKYPPTAVVVPMLNWFTPILFGFHLFVNWRSYPSYRQSLERIFLWGVLVSGAYGVYQYLVAPQWDRFWLVNSKAIAFGTPEPLGIRVFSIMNSPGPFATVMLAGLMLLLSGKGKLRFFASGVGYLSFLLSLVRSAWLGWGVAMLTFLPSLKPKLQMRLVVTIVVMALCIIPLANLDPFADTIGARLQSLTNTKGDVSYSQRSEGYAATLSLALSQFLGQGLGFVLEGTSLGSNDSGILSMFFSLGWFGTIPYLGGIILLLFSLFQSVDIRADTFASAARAISLGVFAQIGLGSVTLALSGVVFWGFAGMALAASQYHRYQRLTALQSG, encoded by the coding sequence ATGCAAATTCGCTCCTCCAGAGCAGCCACAAAAAGCTTTAACTTTGGGTTGAAACCAGCCCCTGCTTGGATGGCAATCCTGGGTTTTACCTTGTTTTCAGCCTTATGTCTGGTGGTGAAAGCAGGGCTACTCAGAATTGCGTTTCCTGGGGGCGCTTTTCTGGTGGGATTGTTTCTCTATGGGCGTTATCCCTTGCTCTATCTAGGCTTTACCTGGTGGATTGCGTTTTTGTCGCCTTGGGTGCGACGCATGGTGGATTACAGCAGTGGTTGGGTGGACCCAAGTACTATCTTGCTGGCTCCTTTTTTGGTCATGTTAGTGACCCTAGCAACTTTGGTGCGATCGCTGCCTAGAGCCACACGCCAGGGAGGTTTGCCCTTTATTTTGGCTTTTGTGGGAGTCATCTACGGCTTTTTGGTGGGGCTGATCAAATATCCGCCAACGGCTGTAGTAGTCCCCATGCTGAACTGGTTCACCCCGATCCTGTTTGGGTTTCATCTATTTGTCAATTGGCGGAGTTATCCGAGTTACCGCCAAAGCTTAGAACGCATATTTCTTTGGGGCGTTTTAGTTTCAGGGGCTTACGGCGTGTATCAATATTTGGTGGCACCGCAATGGGACCGATTTTGGCTAGTCAATTCTAAAGCCATTGCCTTTGGTACCCCAGAACCCTTGGGCATTCGGGTCTTTAGCATCATGAACTCCCCTGGACCCTTCGCCACAGTCATGCTAGCAGGCTTAATGTTGCTGCTAAGCGGCAAAGGCAAGCTGCGATTTTTTGCCTCTGGGGTGGGCTATTTGTCGTTTCTCTTGTCTCTGGTCCGCTCGGCTTGGCTTGGTTGGGGAGTCGCGATGTTGACCTTTTTGCCATCCCTGAAACCAAAGCTACAGATGCGTCTGGTGGTGACGATTGTAGTGATGGCGCTTTGCATTATTCCGCTCGCCAACCTTGATCCGTTTGCCGACACGATTGGAGCCCGCTTGCAGTCTCTCACAAATACCAAAGGAGATGTCAGCTATAGCCAGCGTAGCGAGGGGTATGCCGCGACCTTGAGTTTAGCGCTCTCCCAATTTCTCGGCCAAGGCTTGGGATTTGTGCTGGAAGGCACCAGTTTGGGTAGTAATGACAGCGGCATTTTGAGTATGTTTTTCTCGCTCGGTTGGTTCGGCACCATTCCTTATTTAGGTGGCATTATTTTGCTGCTGTTTAGCTTATTTCAGTCTGTCGATATTCGGGCCGATACCTTTGCTAGTGCCGCTCGTGCGATCAGTTTGGGCGTATTTGCTCAAATTGGCCTAGGCAGCGTCACATTGGCCCTTTCAGGAGTTGTGTTCTGGGGTTTTGCGGGTATGGCCCTGGCTGCTAGCCAATACCATCGCTACCAACGGTTAACAGCTTTGCAGTCAGGATGA
- a CDS encoding glycosyltransferase family 2 protein, whose amino-acid sequence MIQATLIRSISTVIIAQNEEECIANAIQSCLPFADEIVVVDGGSQDATVQISESLGCKVYTNPWPGYSKQRNFGADQAKHDWIFFLDADEVVDTELAIAISAWKTGLEPTTKALSVKRVGDFFGKWLDSRAEAHVRLYDKTQCRIKDVLVHEGPDVKDDPVTLLPGTLWHQGFRDMSDLVIRFNKYTDLDANQAHLLGKKFSLIRLLLKPPAKFLQQYLWYGMYRQGLAGFTLASLWSYYIFLKEIKLYEIDWRAKGNTQPEPKEFGLSVTPTHQVQA is encoded by the coding sequence ATGATTCAAGCCACCCTAATTCGCTCAATCTCAACAGTTATCATTGCCCAAAATGAGGAAGAATGTATTGCTAATGCCATTCAATCTTGCTTACCTTTTGCGGATGAGATTGTTGTGGTTGATGGTGGCAGTCAAGATGCTACAGTGCAAATTTCTGAGAGCCTGGGCTGTAAGGTTTATACCAATCCTTGGCCAGGATACTCGAAGCAACGCAATTTTGGAGCAGACCAAGCAAAGCATGATTGGATCTTTTTTCTCGATGCTGATGAGGTGGTAGATACAGAGTTAGCGATCGCAATTTCAGCTTGGAAAACGGGTTTGGAGCCAACTACTAAAGCTCTCTCTGTGAAACGGGTTGGAGACTTTTTTGGTAAATGGTTAGATAGCCGAGCCGAAGCCCATGTGCGCTTGTATGACAAAACTCAATGTCGAATTAAAGATGTGCTCGTTCATGAAGGGCCTGATGTCAAAGACGACCCTGTGACGTTGTTGCCAGGAACTTTATGGCATCAAGGATTTCGAGATATGAGTGATCTAGTAATTCGATTTAATAAATATACTGATTTGGATGCTAACCAAGCTCATTTATTAGGCAAGAAATTTAGTTTAATTAGATTGCTATTAAAGCCACCTGCAAAGTTTTTGCAACAATATCTTTGGTATGGCATGTATCGCCAAGGTTTGGCAGGTTTTACATTAGCTAGTTTGTGGAGTTATTACATTTTTCTTAAGGAAATCAAGCTCTATGAAATTGATTGGCGAGCTAAAGGGAATACTCAGCCAGAACCAAAAGAATTTGGTTTGTCTGTGACACCCACTCATCAAGTTCAAGCTTAA
- a CDS encoding glycosyltransferase family 2 protein — protein MTAETKHQGPLVSVIIPTYNRPDYLKQAIASVVQQTYTNLEIIVSDDCSPEHPQPIIDAFQDARIRLRRNPTNLGIGLNATYAFKEAQGKYVASLNDDDLWCPDFLEKLVPPLEADPDLALAFCDYFIINSEGTIDAPATEKQSCREKRHQLQAGIYRPFWELGLIDRSVFAASAALIRCEAVAWERLQEAGVFWDYYISYLACRSGQGAYYCPERLACYRIHAQSENMTSGNRNAQAKIRKGKAGIACYESFMADAPNPKLRKYFEREWAYANTTLGIGLLRANQAIAARPYLLRSLQYQKLNLRTMVALALSFIPQSLASPFLQMRNVFAEHSNHL, from the coding sequence ATGACCGCAGAGACCAAGCATCAGGGGCCTCTCGTCAGTGTGATTATTCCGACCTACAATCGCCCCGATTACTTAAAGCAGGCGATCGCGAGTGTCGTTCAGCAAACTTACACCAATCTTGAAATCATCGTTTCAGATGACTGTAGCCCGGAGCATCCCCAACCAATTATTGATGCTTTTCAAGATGCGCGGATTCGCTTGCGCCGCAATCCGACTAACTTAGGCATTGGCTTGAATGCAACCTACGCCTTCAAAGAGGCTCAAGGTAAATATGTAGCAAGCCTGAATGATGATGATCTTTGGTGTCCAGATTTCCTAGAGAAATTGGTACCACCGTTGGAAGCTGACCCAGATTTAGCTCTAGCATTCTGTGACTACTTCATCATCAACTCGGAGGGCACGATCGACGCTCCAGCCACAGAGAAACAATCTTGCCGGGAAAAGCGGCATCAATTGCAGGCGGGTATTTATCGGCCCTTTTGGGAACTGGGTTTAATCGATCGCTCGGTATTTGCAGCTTCTGCGGCCTTAATTCGCTGTGAGGCTGTGGCTTGGGAGCGTTTACAGGAAGCAGGCGTATTTTGGGACTACTACATTAGCTATCTGGCTTGTCGTTCTGGTCAGGGAGCTTACTACTGCCCAGAGCGCTTAGCTTGCTACCGCATTCACGCTCAGTCGGAAAACATGACTAGTGGGAATCGCAACGCTCAAGCCAAAATTCGTAAAGGTAAGGCAGGAATTGCTTGCTATGAAAGCTTTATGGCTGATGCGCCTAATCCAAAGCTACGGAAATACTTTGAGCGGGAATGGGCCTACGCTAATACGACTTTGGGGATTGGATTGTTGCGGGCAAATCAAGCGATCGCGGCTCGGCCCTATCTCTTGCGATCGCTTCAATACCAAAAATTGAATCTTCGGACGATGGTGGCTTTAGCTTTAAGCTTTATTCCTCAGTCGTTAGCAAGTCCTTTTTTGCAAATGCGAAATGTCTTTGCCGAGCATTCCAATCATTTGTAG
- a CDS encoding glycosyltransferase, translating to MPQVSVVIPTYNAIAYLPDTVASVLEQTYPDFELLIVDDGSSDRTVEWVSALTDPRIRLITQENQGSAGARNRGIAEAQGEYIAFLDADDLWAPTKLEKQVRCLEADPAVGLVNTWVVNMDAAGNLTDQVLMSDAEGEIWQAIAEENQIFCGSSPMVRRSCFETVGVFDQTLRSAEDWDMWIRIAARYHFAVVKEPLVFYRQHANSKSNNLQRHLKHRLKVIDKTFASASSEVQYLKNRAYGRAHLSVAWKPLLAKDYDTALSLRRQALTYYPQLRSTKSYLRLGLIITAMRWLGPQGYQKLRNLLHTLRKQKPWLKQEVPG from the coding sequence ATGCCCCAAGTTTCTGTCGTGATTCCCACCTACAACGCGATCGCCTACCTGCCCGATACGGTGGCTAGTGTCCTAGAGCAAACTTATCCAGACTTCGAACTGTTAATCGTAGATGATGGCAGTTCCGATCGCACCGTGGAATGGGTATCTGCATTAACCGATCCTCGCATCAGGCTGATTACCCAGGAAAATCAAGGGTCAGCGGGAGCGCGAAATAGAGGCATTGCGGAAGCTCAGGGAGAGTACATCGCCTTTCTGGATGCCGATGACTTGTGGGCACCCACCAAGCTAGAAAAACAGGTGCGGTGTTTGGAGGCAGATCCAGCCGTTGGCTTGGTCAATACTTGGGTTGTAAATATGGATGCGGCAGGCAACCTAACCGACCAAGTTCTGATGTCGGATGCTGAGGGAGAGATTTGGCAAGCGATCGCGGAAGAAAATCAGATCTTTTGTGGCAGCTCTCCGATGGTGCGGCGTAGCTGCTTTGAAACGGTGGGAGTTTTTGACCAAACGCTGCGATCGGCGGAAGACTGGGATATGTGGATTCGCATTGCCGCTCGCTATCACTTTGCTGTGGTAAAGGAGCCGTTGGTGTTTTATCGCCAGCATGCCAACAGTAAATCCAATAACTTGCAGCGGCATCTCAAACACCGTTTGAAGGTAATCGACAAAACCTTTGCCTCTGCCTCCTCAGAAGTCCAGTATTTGAAAAATCGAGCCTATGGGCGGGCTCATCTGTCGGTCGCTTGGAAGCCTCTGTTGGCGAAGGATTATGACACTGCTTTAAGCTTGCGGCGACAGGCTTTGACCTACTATCCTCAACTTCGTTCCACCAAAAGCTATCTGCGCTTGGGTCTGATTATTACCGCCATGCGTTGGTTAGGTCCGCAAGGCTACCAAAAGCTGAGAAACCTGTTGCATACTCTCCGCAAGCAGAAGCCCTGGCTGAAACAAGAAGTGCCTGGTTAA
- a CDS encoding glycosyltransferase: MKIAFVVGEFPSISQTFILSQITGLIDRGHQVDIYANVGQKQPKNHPDVEKYDLLRHTHYWPPIPENQIWRWVKGTGLLLTHSFKDPVLLGRSLNVLKYGKEAASFRLLYPTLPLLKERPAYDIIHCHFGWSGLQSAFLKDIGALRGKLITTFHGFDITTSLKLFGDRLYDPLFRMGNLFLPISQRWQQRLIELGCDEQKIMVHRMGIDCQKFTFAPRQPDADGSIRLVTIARLVEKKGIEYGIRAVAQLAETYPSLEYHVVGDGPLRDALSDLIQNLGVQKHVKLLGWKQDQEVLEILNQAHILLAPSVTSQDGDQEGIPVALMEAMAMGLPVISTFHSGIPELIEHGSSGFLVPERDADTLASKLSYLIEQPEIWPQMGHAGRSYVETHYNINQLNDRLVEIYQQLLLQPC; the protein is encoded by the coding sequence ATGAAAATTGCTTTTGTCGTCGGGGAATTTCCCTCTATATCTCAAACTTTTATCCTGAGCCAAATTACAGGATTAATTGACCGAGGACATCAAGTCGATATTTATGCCAACGTCGGGCAAAAGCAGCCTAAAAACCATCCAGATGTCGAGAAGTACGATTTGCTGCGCCATACTCACTATTGGCCCCCTATCCCTGAGAATCAAATCTGGCGATGGGTCAAGGGGACTGGGTTGCTGTTGACGCATAGCTTCAAAGATCCAGTGCTGTTGGGGCGATCGCTCAATGTGTTGAAGTACGGCAAAGAAGCGGCCTCGTTCCGATTGCTCTACCCCACTCTGCCCTTACTCAAAGAGCGGCCTGCCTATGACATTATTCATTGCCACTTTGGTTGGAGTGGGTTGCAAAGTGCCTTTCTCAAGGATATTGGTGCCCTCAGAGGAAAGCTAATCACTACCTTCCATGGCTTCGATATTACGACCAGTTTGAAGCTGTTTGGCGATCGCCTCTACGATCCTCTATTTCGCATGGGCAACCTGTTTCTGCCCATCAGTCAGCGGTGGCAGCAACGCTTGATTGAATTGGGTTGTGATGAGCAAAAAATTATGGTTCACCGGATGGGGATTGACTGCCAAAAGTTTACCTTTGCACCGCGCCAACCCGATGCCGATGGCAGCATTCGCTTAGTCACGATCGCCCGCTTAGTGGAGAAAAAAGGAATTGAGTACGGCATTCGAGCTGTGGCTCAACTAGCCGAAACGTACCCAAGCCTGGAGTATCACGTAGTTGGGGATGGACCACTGCGAGACGCTTTATCTGACTTGATTCAAAACTTGGGTGTGCAGAAACATGTGAAGCTGCTGGGCTGGAAACAAGACCAAGAAGTATTGGAGATTTTGAACCAAGCTCACATTTTGCTAGCGCCGAGTGTCACCAGCCAGGACGGCGATCAAGAAGGAATTCCTGTGGCTTTGATGGAAGCAATGGCAATGGGATTACCTGTAATTAGCACATTCCACAGTGGCATTCCAGAGCTAATCGAACATGGCAGTTCTGGTTTTTTAGTGCCTGAGCGGGATGCTGATACTTTAGCTAGCAAGCTCAGCTACTTAATTGAGCAGCCGGAAATTTGGCCTCAAATGGGGCACGCAGGTCGTTCTTATGTAGAAACTCACTACAACATCAACCAGTTGAATGACCGATTGGTGGAAATTTACCAGCAACTGTTGCTTCAACCCTGTTAG